The sequence ACGCGAACAGGTGGACGCGGTCCAGCAGTCCGGTACGAGCCTTCTGCACCTGCTCAATGATCTGCAGGACTTCGCGAGGATCGAGTCGGGCGAGCTGCAGATCCAGGACGAGCGCTTCGACCCCCTGACCTTGATCGAAGCCGTCGTGCGTGAACACGCCGCGCTGGCTTCCGCGAAAGGGCTCGCGCTGTATTGCTGCCTGCCGCCGGATCTGCCGATCCTGAGCGGCGACCCGGCCAGGCTGCGGCGCATTCTCGACAACCTGGTGTCGAATGCCATCAGGTCCACGCCTGGCGGGCGCGTCGTCGTATCGGCGAAAGCCAGCAGCGAGCGCGAACACTGCCGCCTCAGTCTGAGTGTCGAGGGCTCGGGCGTCGGGATCGCCGCGGACGCCCGGCAGCCTCTGTTTGCGTCGTTTGTGCAGGGGAGTGCGCCCGAGCAAGGTCAGGACACGGGACTGGGGCTGGCCGTCTGCCGCCGCCTCGTCGCACTGCTGGGCGGCCAGATCTCGGTGAGCAGCGAACGCGGCAAGGGCAGTACCTGTTCTGTCGAGTTGGATCTGGCCTTCCGGGAAGAGCGCAAGCCCGCCGTCGTGCCGCTCCTGCCACCGGTGCATGTGCGGGTGGAGGATCCGGACTGGTCCGCCAACCTGTGTGCCCTCCTGCGGTATCACCAGATCCTGCTGGCCGTCGCACCCGAAGAGGGAGCGTTGCTGCTTGGCGATCGGCCCCCACCCGAACGCGAGTCTCCCTGGGTGTGGCTGAGGCCCGACGGACCCCTGCAAGCGATGCGTGAGAACCAGGCCTGGGTGGTGGGGCCGCATGCACAGGCCAGCATCCTCGACGCACTGATGTGCGCCGCCGGCGTCCGGAGCGCTGCCGGCTCGATGCAATCCGAGGCCAGCCTGCCGCGATTGGGGCTGCGCGTCCTCGTCGCGGAGGACCACCCGATCACTCGGCTGCTGCTGCGCGATCAGCTTGAGGCGCTGGCTTGCGCCGTTGTGTTGGCCGAAGAGGGCGGGCAGGCGCGGGCGCGCTGGAACGAATCGGATTTCGACCTCCTGCTCACCGACGTAAACATGCCGGTGGTGGACGGCTATGCGCTCACGCGCGGCCTGCGTGAAGCGGGCAGTCGCGCGCCGATCATCGGCGTCACCGCAAGCGCGGCCGACGCGGCGCAGTGTCGTGACGCGGGTATGAACGCGAGCCTGACCAAACCGGTCCGGCTCGACGCACTGGCTGCCTGCCTCGCGCCCTTCCGCAAGGCGGCCGGCGAGGTGCAGCGGCCTGCCGCGATGCCGATCGAGGTAGATGGGCATACGCTTGTGAGGACGCTGGGCGACGACGCGGCGCGGATTGCCTCAGCAGTGTCTGCACGCCAGTGGGTTGAGGCGCGGCATCAGGTTCATCGCAGCAAGGGCACTCTGGCGGCCATCGGGGCCATGCAGCCAGTTGCGGCCTGCGAGTTGCTTGAGCGTGCGCTGGAGGCGGAGGATGTTGCCCGGATTGCAGAGGCCCACGCGGATCTCGTCGCTGCTCTGGCGCCGCTGGTGGAGGATGCTTCGCACCGCGCGTCGTGATCGCGGACGAGCCTGCATGGATGTTGGTCGGTCGGCGTAAGGCCTCAACGGAATGCGCGCGATGCAGCGAGCCACCGGGGCATCTCACTCAAGCGGCGAGATGGCTGAGCCGGACCCCAACGATGTCGATGGGGGGCGCGGCTTGCGGGTCTCACGCTCGCGGCCGCGAGCTCAACGTACGCGCTGCGCAAGCCCGCTACGCCGTCGCTGCCTCCCGGCTCTGGTTGAGGATGCCGCGCAGTAGCTGTATGTGCTCGCGCAGGATGTAGAGCTCGTTCGCGTACGCCAGCGGCACCTTGCGTTTGAGCGCGAGACGCTCGATGTCGTCCAGGCGCTTGAGGAGCGTGTCCACCCTTGCCCGGTCCGGGGTGCGGCGTGCTTCTTCCTCGAGAAACTTGAGCTCGCCATACCAGCGATAGATGCGCGAGCGGATCTGCCAGCGCAGGAGCGCAGGGACGATGCGCGAAGCCGGGATCAGGAGGGCCAGCAGCGGCACGATGGTCCAGATCAGGCGGTCCACCAGCACCGCCGCCCAGAAGGGCAGGATCCGCTGCAGGAGCGGCGGGCCGGAGCGATAGAAGCGCGCGGCCTCCTCGCCCTGCGGCAGGCTGTGGTCGCGCGCGGCGGGAAACTCGTTGCTCTTCTCGAAGAGCCCCGGCGGCCGGTGGATCTCCTGCGCTGCCTGCATCACCAGGCTGACCAGGGCCGGGTGCAGGGTGGTCCGGGCGACCAGGTTGGCGGTCGGTGCGACCAGCGCGATGTCCTCGACGGGCAGGTCGCTCACGAGGTCGATCGCGCCTTCCGGGAGGGTCAGCTTGTTCAGATGGGCGAAGCGCCGTGCGTAGGCTTCCGCCTGGTCGAAGGAAAGCAGGCTTACGTTGGGGTCATGCAGGAGCGTCTGCACGATCGGCGCCTCTGCGCCATTCACCGTGATCATGGCGTCGACCGTGCCGTTGCGCAGCCCGGCAATAGCGTCGTTGCCGCCGATCGCCAGCAGGTTCGGATCGCTGACCTCGAAGCCGCTGGCATTGAGGAGTTCCAGGGTGAGCAGCTGGGCGCCGGCACCGGATACGCCTACGGCGATCTTGCGCCCCCGCAGCTGGGACAGTCGCGAGGCCGGCACGTCCTTGCGCAGGAAGACCCACACCGGCTCGTAGTACATCGCGCCTAGCGTCACGATGTCCGTGGCCTCGGGCTCGTTGGCGATGCCGCCCTGGATGAAGGCGAGGTCCGCGTCGCCATCCACGCCCTTGAGGCGGCGCAGGTTCTCCACCGAGCCGGAAGAGGGCTTGAGCGTCACGCGGATGCCGTGGCGGGCCAGGATCTCCTTGTAGCGCTCCGCATAGAGGGCGTAGGCGCCGCCGGGGGAGCCGGTGCTCATGGTCAGGCTGCGCGGGGGCAGGGGGGCGAGGAAATGCAGGGCCAGCAGCAGTACCAGTACTACGCCGATGAAGCTCGCGGCGAGAACGAGCCACAGGCGGCCGCGGTCGCGCCATTCCTCTTGCAGGAGATCGTGCTTGCTCATGCGCCAAGCCTAGACGCGAAGCCGCGCGCCTGTCCACGGCGGCGGACGCGGGGCGCCGGTGGACGCGATAATTGCATCCATGAGACTTCTGCTTGCCCCGATGGAGGGCTTGCTGGACGACGCCATGCGCGACGTGCTCACGCGCGCAGCGGGCGGCGAGGCCTACGACCACGCCGTAGCCGAGTTCGCACGCGTTACCAGCACCCTCCTGCCGCACCGCTTCTACACCCGCATCAGCCCGGAACTGTTGCACCGTGGCCGCACGGCTGCCGGCACACCGGTGCGTATCCAACTGCTCGGCAGCGATCCGGAATGCATGGCGGAGAACGCCGCGCATCTCACCCGGCTCACGCCCCCCGGCATCGACCTGAACTTTGGCTGTCCCGCGCCTACAGTGAATCGGCATCGCGGCGGCGCGATCCTGCTCGACGAGCCCGAACTTCTGCATCGCATCGCGCTCGCCGTGCGGCCGGCGGTGCCAGCGACGATTCCCTTCACCGCCAAGATGCGCCTTGGCGTGAACGACCATGGCCGCGCGGTCGAATGCGCGCAGGCGCTGGCAGGAGGCGGGGTGGAGGAGCTCGTGGTCCATGCGCGCAGCAAGCTCGATGCCTACCGTCCGCCGGCCTACTGGGAAGAGATCGCGAAGGTCGCTGCCGCGGTGGACATCCCGGTGGTGGCCAATGGCGAAGTCTGGAACGTGTCCGACTGGCAGCGTTGCCGCGCCGAGAGCGGCCAGCGCGACGTAATGCTCGGCCGTGGCGCAGTGGCCGACCCCTTGCTCGCGCAACGCATCCGTCGCGTGGCCGCGGGCGGCCAAGCCGGCGCGCCCGAGGACGACTGGCCCGAGCTGTTGCCGGCCATCGCGCACTTCTGGGAGCGCGTCGGTGCGAAGCTCGAGGCACGTCATGTGCCCGGCCGCCTCAAGCAGTGGCTCAAGCTGCTCGAACGCAATTACCCGCAGGCGGCGCGCCTCGCACTCGAAGTCCGACCCCTGCGCAATACGCTGGAGATCGAGCCCGTCCTGCGTCGACACGGCGTGCCCCTGATTGCGGAGGCCGCCTGATGTACGCCAACTCCCGTACCGTCGAAAGCGCCCAGGCCGGGCCGCATGAAAAGCTCGCCGAACTGGTGACCCGGCACATGGCGGAACCCTTCCGCAAGCCGATCTCCGCCCATACGGGCGCGGCCTACGAGGTGGTGATGCGGGACTGGGACGGCCGCGCTCCGCTGCTGCTGGATGCCGGCTGCGGCGTCGGCTGGAGCACGCTGGCGCTGGCGCGTGCCTGGCCGGATCACTTCGTACTGGGCGTCGATCAATCGGAGGACCGCATCGGTCGCGGCAAGCCCGCGGATGCGCCGGACAACCTGC is a genomic window of Niveibacterium sp. SC-1 containing:
- a CDS encoding ATP-binding protein, which gives rise to MERFVLQAERLRQLPEEALLLPLREDWFARPSSRDGWFVLQASSYRSSVALRVAQGAAGSAMRHDALRLAALHANAWPEAASGLRSLLVDAAGQALALAPAGPPLDLHRPLQGGGAVCDWRAVAVPVGAEPLVACLRGTSLEQEEPVAGIALVAPSAWLMGSDAPAMGLLLNRSDGVRILGQGPGPGDATRDWAIKDETLWLRSESSAGGWDAWFGFPLRDLWWENARALILAALLFTASLVGLWLLARRLRSRVLDPAREARTHLAEGEAFQRAVIAVAPTGLASIRIADAALIEGNATGRKLLGDESVRRAIVARGREGFMDPQADFLVQADGGVEGPLSLRVASVPAYRHGEGVLVCAVGDVTAQTRQAEALARAKRQVEAANLARSNFLAALSHEIRTPLQAMLGSLDLLALDTSSPRQREQVDAVQQSGTSLLHLLNDLQDFARIESGELQIQDERFDPLTLIEAVVREHAALASAKGLALYCCLPPDLPILSGDPARLRRILDNLVSNAIRSTPGGRVVVSAKASSEREHCRLSLSVEGSGVGIAADARQPLFASFVQGSAPEQGQDTGLGLAVCRRLVALLGGQISVSSERGKGSTCSVELDLAFREERKPAVVPLLPPVHVRVEDPDWSANLCALLRYHQILLAVAPEEGALLLGDRPPPERESPWVWLRPDGPLQAMRENQAWVVGPHAQASILDALMCAAGVRSAAGSMQSEASLPRLGLRVLVAEDHPITRLLLRDQLEALACAVVLAEEGGQARARWNESDFDLLLTDVNMPVVDGYALTRGLREAGSRAPIIGVTASAADAAQCRDAGMNASLTKPVRLDALAACLAPFRKAAGEVQRPAAMPIEVDGHTLVRTLGDDAARIASAVSARQWVEARHQVHRSKGTLAAIGAMQPVAACELLERALEAEDVARIAEAHADLVAALAPLVEDASHRAS
- a CDS encoding TAXI family TRAP transporter solute-binding subunit, coding for MSKHDLLQEEWRDRGRLWLVLAASFIGVVLVLLLALHFLAPLPPRSLTMSTGSPGGAYALYAERYKEILARHGIRVTLKPSSGSVENLRRLKGVDGDADLAFIQGGIANEPEATDIVTLGAMYYEPVWVFLRKDVPASRLSQLRGRKIAVGVSGAGAQLLTLELLNASGFEVSDPNLLAIGGNDAIAGLRNGTVDAMITVNGAEAPIVQTLLHDPNVSLLSFDQAEAYARRFAHLNKLTLPEGAIDLVSDLPVEDIALVAPTANLVARTTLHPALVSLVMQAAQEIHRPPGLFEKSNEFPAARDHSLPQGEEAARFYRSGPPLLQRILPFWAAVLVDRLIWTIVPLLALLIPASRIVPALLRWQIRSRIYRWYGELKFLEEEARRTPDRARVDTLLKRLDDIERLALKRKVPLAYANELYILREHIQLLRGILNQSREAATA
- a CDS encoding tRNA-dihydrouridine synthase, whose product is MRLLLAPMEGLLDDAMRDVLTRAAGGEAYDHAVAEFARVTSTLLPHRFYTRISPELLHRGRTAAGTPVRIQLLGSDPECMAENAAHLTRLTPPGIDLNFGCPAPTVNRHRGGAILLDEPELLHRIALAVRPAVPATIPFTAKMRLGVNDHGRAVECAQALAGGGVEELVVHARSKLDAYRPPAYWEEIAKVAAAVDIPVVANGEVWNVSDWQRCRAESGQRDVMLGRGAVADPLLAQRIRRVAAGGQAGAPEDDWPELLPAIAHFWERVGAKLEARHVPGRLKQWLKLLERNYPQAARLALEVRPLRNTLEIEPVLRRHGVPLIAEAA